Within uncultured Methanoregula sp., the genomic segment GCGTTCCAGCCGGAAACGTCCTGCAGGTATCCCGTGACCCGGCTGACCTGCACAACGTCATGCGAACCGCACTCGGGGCAGACCGCCTGTCCGCAGAGGGGACAGTACTCGATGCCGGAGATGATCTCGTGGGTGCAGTGGCAGTGGTCGAGCGGGCACATCACTTCCAGGTGCGTCTCGCCGCAGTTGGGGCAGGGGTTCTGGTCCACGATGAGGTGGCAGGTGTGGCACTTGAATTTGCGCTCCTTTTCGGGAATATCGTCAAGTTTCTTGTATTTGCCTGCCAGTGTCCGTTGTTCTGCCGTCCAATCCATACTATAACATCGCACAGGTCATTAATAAACATTTAGAACCTGCAGGTTCGATGAACTGCGATTTCATCCACTTAAAAGCGTGCATATGCAGATCTGGCCGCAAAAATCCCGTCATTTAAATATGACAACCCGATCGGGGCAATAATCCGGGCCGGTTTCCATAACAGGGCTGGAAACTGGCGCTCATGCCCGGCAAAAATTATTTAACTCCCCACCCGGTATCCCGTGAAACCAAGCCGGGACAACCGGGGAACGCGGATTATTTCCCTGATCGCACATGCGCAAACGCATGCGCTGCAGCGGCCGGGTCTTTTGCCTCGTAAATGGCGCGGCCTACGATGATGCCATCGACGATTGCAGCGATGGTTGCTGCATCGCCTCCCTGCGCCCCCACCCCCGGGGAGAGAATCTTGCGGGCTCCCACGATCTTCCGGAGTTCCCGTGCCCGCTCGGGCCGGGTGGCGGGTGCAATGATACCGTCTGCCCCGCATTCCATGGCAAGGCGGGCGATCTTTTCCGCGGCTCCCCCGTGGAAGAACTCGGTTGCTCCCGGGTGGCTCATCTCGGCCACGACAAAACAGGCTCCCCCGTAATCAACGGAGACGTCCACGCAGGCCTGGACCGAGTCCCTGCCGGTGAACCCGTGGCAGATTATAGAGGCAAAGCCGGCATCAAAGACCTGCTCCGCGATAAGCCGGTTGGTGTTGGGAATATCGGCCACCTTGAAATCGGCGATGAGCGGGAGATCGAGATCCTCCAGTTCGCGAACAATGGCAAGCCCGGAGGCGAGGATGAGCGGGTACCCGAGTTTTATGGCGTCCACGTGGGGAGCACAGGCCCCTGCGATCGCGAGGGCTGTTTTCTTCTCCGTTGCATCCAGTGCAAGGATCAGTTCAGCCATGGTGCAGCCGCTCCATGACGGCAGCCACGAGCACCGGGAGCGTGATCGTTGCATCCCCGTAGACGGTTACTGCCTGTGCCTCTTCGGTGATCTTGCCCCAGGACCGGGCCTCGTCCAGCGTTGCGCCGGAGAGCCCGCCGAGGTCCGGGCGGTCGCCGGTCAGCTGGACTGCATAGCTGAACCCGTTCGGGGTCATGAGCATGCTCTGGAGGATGAAGTTCTTCGGAACGCCGCCACCCACGAGCATGGCCCCGGCCTTTTTCACCGTAAAACACCGGTCCATGAGGGCCGGCATATCGGCAAACGCGTCCACGGTCACCTTGTTCGTCTGCGAGAAGAGCCAGTACTGGAGCCCGATCATCGAGTCCTGCACCGCGGGACAGTAGACCGGGATCTTCTTGCGGGCTGCCGTGTGGAGGATACCCGACTTCGCGTGCTTCCCGATATGTTCGAGAAGTGCCGATATGGAAATGGTGCTGCCGGGTTCGAGCTCCCCGAACACACCCTGCATGAACTCCTCGAAGTGCTCGAACGCCTCGTTGGGGAGGTAGACATCGTAGATCCGGTTGATCTCGTCGTGGCGGAGCTCGATATCATTGCAGAAGGCCGTGCCGTGGAAATGTTTGCACCCGATGGCCTCGATGATATCGTGCGTGAGGTTTGCACCGGTGGAGACGAGCACGTCGATGTGCCCCTCCCGGATGAGATCGGAAACGATCCCGCCCATACCCGCCGGGACCATTGCCCCGGCAAGCCCGAAGAACTTCGTGGCCTCTTTGTCCCGCAGCATCTGCTCGTAAATATCCGCGGAACGGGACAGGGATCCGCCATTGTACGCCCCGGCCTCTCCCATGGCCCTGACCAGTTCGTTGACCGTCATGCCCGGCTTCACGTGCAGCTGGGTGACCGGTTCATCGCATGGATGTGACATGATATTCCCCCAAATGTTGCCGGTATATTGGCGGTCTGGCCTGATAACTGTGTTTCAGGACCCCGTGCCGGATATGGGGGATGAAAAAAGGATCAGGGCCGGCAACCGATCATTCCAACTCGAGTTGTTCCCTTGCAGCTATCAGCTGCCGCTCCTGGTCCCCGGATACTGCCGGATATTTCAGCCTGAGCCCTTTGACTGCAGAAGTGATCACGTCTGCAATAAACGTCCGGGCCAGCAGCTTGTCGTCCGCGGGAACGATGAACCACGGGGCATGTTCCGTTGATGTTGCCGAGAGCATCTCTTCGTACGCATGAATGTACTCATCCCAGCATTGCCGCTCGGTAAGATCGGAGAACGAGAACTTCCAGTATTTTTCCCGGTGGCTGAGCCGGTCGAGGAGGCGCCGTTTCTGTTCGTCTTTTGAAATGTTGAGGTAAAATTTGAGAACGAGGGTCCCGTTCCTGGCCAGGTGCTTTTCAAAGGCGTTGATATCCCGGAAGCGCCCCTCCCAGAACCCGGGCGCACCCGGCCCGATCTGTTCGGGAAGCCGCTCCATCCGGTCCGGGTGGACACGGACAACCAGCACGTCCTCGTAATAGGACCGGTTGAAGATACCGATCATCCCCCGCTCGGGAAGCAATTTCGTATAGCGCCAGAGAAAATCGTGGGCATGGTCCTCCTCACCGGGAACCTTGAAGCTGTGCACTGCACAACCCTGCGGGTTCACCCCGGACATGACGTGCCGGATCGTCCCGTCCTTTCCTGCAGCATCCATTCCCTGCAGGATGATGAGCATCCCGTACTGCCGCGAGGCAGCAAAGATTTCCTGGGCTTCGGCGAGTGCAGCCCGGTCTTTCTCGAGCATTCCTTTGAGAAAGCTCTTTGCCTTGTCCTCGCTCATCTTCCCGAGCTGTTCGTGCTGTGCCATGCAGGCAGGATATTTTTTCAGCTGAACGTTCTTCCCCGGCGGGACAATGAATTCCCTGATGTACTTTTTTATTTTCGGTCCTTTGAGTTCCATATATTCTCCCAGTTCAGGGGGATGGGCGAGCCCGGCCCGTCATGCGGCTGTCGTATCTCCCTGCAGTTCTGTTATCTTGCCCTTGCTTCGCTCCCTATAAAACAGGATCGGTACGTATGGCGGATCCGTCAGTGCATGCTGGTTCAGCCTGCATTACCTGCCGTAAAAAAAGAGATGTATCAGACTGCAGCGATCACTTCACCCTTGTGCATCAGCAGGCCGGTGATGATGCTGAGGATGCCCAGGATCAGGCAGTAGATACCGATGAGCATAATGAGAACGAGCGATCCCTCTTTCGGGAGCGGGGCAAAGCCGATCAGGATGCCGAACAGGACGGCGAAGAACCCGCTGATCCCAAGCAGGACCCGGAAGGGCAGCTCCTTGAGCGAGAACGCGATGACCAGCTCAGCGATACCGGTGACAATGGCCCAGGCAGCGATCAGGAGGGTTAAGGCCACGAACATCATGAACGGCGAGATGAACATGAAAAGCGCAATAATGACGCCGAGAAGCGAGAGGATGAATACTCCCCAGTGCACCTTGCCGGACTCGCTGAGGGAGATCGCGCCGGTGACGAGCGAGATGATCAGAAGGAATATTCCGATGATATAGGCAAAGACGGCCTGCATGCCTATCGGGAGCGTGAAGCAGAGGATCCCGATGATCAATGCAAAGATACCGCGGGCAAGCAGCCCGCCTTTGGTGAGAATTTCAACGTCCATAATGGATCACGTTGATTCAGCGCGGATGGTTATATACCCGTTATTATTTTTGCCCGTGCGGGGTTCAGGCAGCCCGCACGCTGATCTCCATCTCTGCGATATGCCGGTAAATTTTTGCGGTTGCCCCCTGCGTCCACCGGTCGAAGACCAGCGACTGGAACGGCTGCCAGATTACCACCCACATGAAGATGATGAGGATGTTCTCGACCACTTCAGCAACGGCGTTCCCCTTGAACTGCGAGCAGATCGCAATGCCGATGATTGACGGGATACAGACTGCAACCGTCAGCCGGAACTCGCGCAGGCCGGTTCTCTGGGTCAGCCGCCGGTCCCGGATGAAATCCTCTGCCCGGAGCCGGAAATGCGCCCGCGTTGCTGCAATGATAGCGTCCGCTCTCCCGGACGACAGGTCCGATGCCGGGAACAGGAGTTCGAGCCTCCCGAATGCTTCTTTTCCCAATCCTCTCGGCACGTCAAGCACGGTCCGGAAGATCCGGTCCTCGGCGCTGTCACCGAGCTGCCGGATATTCTCCGGAGATGGGTCGTCCCCGTCATAGAACTGGGCGATCGATCGGAACGGTACGGATACGAAATCTCTGGTGTGTCCGGTAGTATCTGTCATAAGAAATCCATCCATCATTCATCGGGGGAGCCTGCTCACTATTGCCGGGACCGGGGTAAGTGCAGTGAGAATCGCCGACGCTGTACGTTTCATTTCGGTCTGCCGTTATAAATATCGTTTCCCCTCGATCGTGTCCCTGCTGGTGGATATGGGCGATGGCTGGTACCTCCCGGGTCAGCATCCGGCCCGGGCCCGGCTGCGATGTGGTGCAATGCCTATTCCTCCGGTGTCACGGGCTGCAATCATGAGGAAGTACTCTTTAAGGAAAAACAATCAACTTCCCTCTTATCAGGTGCTGATATGAATGACTGAAACTGCTGCTCCCCGGAAAATGACGCCGAAAGAGCTCATGATCGTGATCGTAATATCCCTTGGTTCATTCATGGCCGGCCTCGATGCCACGATCGTCAACATTGCCCTTCCCGCGATCGCGAAATCATTCGATGTGTCGACGGTCGCCGTTTCCTGGGTGCTCAACGCGTACCTCATCATACTCGTGAGCCTGCTCCTCGCGGCGTCACGGCTCGGCGACATGAAGGGATACCGGAATATTTTCCTTGGCGGTTTTGCCCTGTTCACGCTCGGCTCGGCGCTCTGCGGTCTTTCGCCCACGCTGGATGTCCTGATCCTCTCCCGGATGCTCCAGGCGGTCGGGGGAGCAATTATCTCGGCTCTCGGGGCGGTCATGGTCACCTCGTACTTGTCCGCCTCCCTTCGCGGCCAGGCCCTCGGGATCGTAGCCATGTTCACGATGCTCGGGGCAGCTCTTGGCCCGGTTGTCGGCGGGTTTCTCACGAGCGCCTTTTCCTGGCAGTACATCTTCCTCGTGAACCTCCCGGTGGGAATCGTTGCCATCATCCTCGGCATGCACATCCTTCCCCGGCTGGACCCGGTTGCCCCGGAAGCAAAGATGGATCATGCCGGGATCGTGCTCGTCTTCGTTGCGCTCGGCACACTCATCTTCGGCCTGACAACGCTCGAAGGGGCAACGCCCGTTCTCGGTGCTGCAGCGCTCGTTGTCTCGGCGGTGTTCTGGATCCTTTTCTTCCTGTTCGAGAAGAGGACCGGCGAGCCGCTCATCAATCTCGGTCTCTTCGCAAACCGGGGGTATACCCTCCAGAACATCAACGTGATGCTGATCCAGATGGCGATGGCAGGCGTCATGGTCATCATGCCGTTCTACCTGGAGATGGTGAAAAAGATCCCGGCAGACAATGCCGGTACCATCCTGCTGGCACTGCCCATCGGCATGATCCTGACAGCCCCTCTCGCCGGAAAAATTTCTGATGTGATTGGCACGAAAAAACCGATCATCACCGGTTTTGTCATCTGTACGGCTGCCCTCTTCCTCCTCTCCACGATCTCGGCTCACACGAGCGTGGGGCACATCGGCATCTACCTCTTCCTTCTCGGGGCCGGTACGGGAATCGCATTCTCACCGCTGAACAGCGCGGTGATGGGCGAGTGCCCGGTGAAAGACCGGGGGTCAACGAGCGGCCTGGTCAAGATGATGACAAACCTCGGGTCATCGCTCGGGGTGGCAACCGTCATGCTGGTCGCCACGATCGCCGCGGGTCCCAAACTGGCAGAAGTCTCGTCGCATGCCTTGTCATCGGCGGATCTTGCAAGTGCATTCGACGCCACGTTCCTCTTCTGCATGGTGCTTGAGATCCTCGGCATCGTCCTCATGCTTGCGGTTGCGGAGAAGGAGCCGTCCGGCGAGAGCTGCAGCGAAGCGGGGATCGGGATTTAGAACGGAAATTTCATTCTCTCACTTTTTCTCTCGCTTTTTTCCTGGTACAGCAACACGGTTATTTTCCCGGCAATGAAGTACTAATGCAATGCCTCCTCCGGATCCCGCTTCCCAGGAATATTCGGATATCCCGTCAGCTGATCCGGCAGAAACAGCACTCTTTTACGATCTCACCCGGTGGAGGGAGCAGCTTGCCCGGAGTATTGCGCGGAACAATCTTGCCCTGCGGAGCGCCGGGATTGCAATCGCGACGAACCGGATCCTTCTTGCGCTCGTTTTTTTCCGGGCCGCAGAAGATCGCGGGTTTGTCCCGGAAGGGACCCTCGCAGGTATTGGTCACGAAGCGGAGAACCGATCGGTAATTTCCGGACTATTCCCGTATACCGCTGAGCTGTACCGGGATGACGATCTCCCCGCGGGTAACGAACCGGAACCTTCCGGTGATCTCATCGTAGATGACCGCGTGGCCGCAGCGATCCTCCGGGACATCACTTCGCCGTGCCGGAAATACAATCTCGCAGCCATGAGCGAAGAGACCCTGGCGCAGGTCTTCTCCCGGTATCTTGCCCGGACCGTGCGGAGGTCTGCCACCCACCAGGCAGCGATCGTCGATACTCACGATACAACACTCTCCCGCGGTACCGCTATCCCGCCCCTTCCGGCCTTCCGGTACATGGCGGAGCACGCGATCGAGGGTGCACGCAAGGGCAGGTCTCCCCGGGATCCGCTCCCGATCCGCATGCTCGATCCCGCGTGCGAAGCGGGCAGTGCCGTGCTGGCAGCATACCGCCGGCTGCTCACACTCAGCGGGAGATCACCAACTCCCGATGAGCGCCGGGAGATCCTGCTCCAGTCCATTCACGGTGTGGATATCAGCCCCCACGCAGTTGCCACAACGCGGATGCTCCTCTTCTTCCTGCTCATGGGTGACCGGCATCCCCGGCATTCCCCGGAGCCGGCCCCGGCATTTCTGGATTCCGCAAACCGCATATTCCGGACATTGCGCCACTCCATCCGGTGCGGGAATGCCCTCATCGGCCCGGAAATAACAGCAGACGAATCGTGGATGTTCTGCCCGGTCCGGGACCGGCACAGTCTCAACCCGGTTTCCTGGAACGACCAGTTCACTGAGGTCAGGGCTGCCGGCGGTTTCGATGCGGTGATTGGCAACCCCCCGGAAGGAACGGTGGAGGAACGCGAATGGATCCAGCAGTATTTCCAGCGGCATTATGCCACGTACCACCCGGCTGCGGACCGGTCTGCCTATTTTGTCGAGAAGGGGCTTTCACTGCTCCGCCCGGGTGGCACGCTCTCGTTTCTCATGGGCACCCGCTGGCTCCGGGGTGACGGGGGATCGCCCCTGCGGGCGCTCCTCCTGACCCGGCAGATCGTGGAGATCGCCGAATTCAGCGACACGGAACTCTGCAACCTGCAGATCCGGCATGCCGCGATGCCGGTTCCGTTCATGGTCGTGCGGGGGGATCTCCGGGCCATGCAGCCGGAACGTCCGGACATGGCCGGGCAGGAACGGTTTCCGGTTGATCCCGCCGGGCTCAATGCCGGGGGGTGGTCGCTTTGCGATACCCGGGAGGAGGAGATCCTGCGAAAAGTGGAGCGGAGCGGGACCCCGTTCGAGCATTTCTGCATGGGCGAGACCGGGTGCGGGACGGCGAAACGATTCGATGAACGTCTTTTCCTCGATGCAGCGCAGCGGGAACACCTGGTGAAACGGGACCGCCGTTCAACAACGCTTATCCGTCCGTTCATTGCAGGCAGCAGGATCGGCAGGTACGATGCCGGAGGAACCGGCCGGTACATGATTTTTCTGCCGGCAGGCCTGGCGGAAGAAGGAGCCTCCCGGGAAAAGAAGAGCATGAACC encodes:
- a CDS encoding TaqI-like C-terminal specificity domain-containing protein, translated to MPPPDPASQEYSDIPSADPAETALFYDLTRWREQLARSIARNNLALRSAGIAIATNRILLALVFFRAAEDRGFVPEGTLAGIGHEAENRSVISGLFPYTAELYRDDDLPAGNEPEPSGDLIVDDRVAAAILRDITSPCRKYNLAAMSEETLAQVFSRYLARTVRRSATHQAAIVDTHDTTLSRGTAIPPLPAFRYMAEHAIEGARKGRSPRDPLPIRMLDPACEAGSAVLAAYRRLLTLSGRSPTPDERREILLQSIHGVDISPHAVATTRMLLFFLLMGDRHPRHSPEPAPAFLDSANRIFRTLRHSIRCGNALIGPEITADESWMFCPVRDRHSLNPVSWNDQFTEVRAAGGFDAVIGNPPEGTVEEREWIQQYFQRHYATYHPAADRSAYFVEKGLSLLRPGGTLSFLMGTRWLRGDGGSPLRALLLTRQIVEIAEFSDTELCNLQIRHAAMPVPFMVVRGDLRAMQPERPDMAGQERFPVDPAGLNAGGWSLCDTREEEILRKVERSGTPFEHFCMGETGCGTAKRFDERLFLDAAQREHLVKRDRRSTTLIRPFIAGSRIGRYDAGGTGRYMIFLPAGLAEEGASREKKSMNRWFRDRYPAIARHLKDLAPISTVPAGGEALSYETPCREVFRTRDQPKILFPCRCIAPVFTYDAGTGVIDRDAGYIVTSSLYLLGILNSRLARFWFTRKHQKKNSAGLIVTADALAEFYIHTPDFDRPEEIARHSRIESFARKMLAYHEQLAREPDEPKREWFRIKIDRTNRQIDGLVYELYGLTPEEIAFVDSSSS
- the nrdD gene encoding anaerobic ribonucleoside-triphosphate reductase, yielding MDWTAEQRTLAGKYKKLDDIPEKERKFKCHTCHLIVDQNPCPNCGETHLEVMCPLDHCHCTHEIISGIEYCPLCGQAVCPECGSHDVVQVSRVTGYLQDVSGWNAGKQQELKDRMRYSVA
- a CDS encoding PPK2 family polyphosphate kinase, which codes for MELKGPKIKKYIREFIVPPGKNVQLKKYPACMAQHEQLGKMSEDKAKSFLKGMLEKDRAALAEAQEIFAASRQYGMLIILQGMDAAGKDGTIRHVMSGVNPQGCAVHSFKVPGEEDHAHDFLWRYTKLLPERGMIGIFNRSYYEDVLVVRVHPDRMERLPEQIGPGAPGFWEGRFRDINAFEKHLARNGTLVLKFYLNISKDEQKRRLLDRLSHREKYWKFSFSDLTERQCWDEYIHAYEEMLSATSTEHAPWFIVPADDKLLARTFIADVITSAVKGLRLKYPAVSGDQERQLIAAREQLELE
- a CDS encoding DHA2 family efflux MFS transporter permease subunit; translated protein: MTETAAPRKMTPKELMIVIVISLGSFMAGLDATIVNIALPAIAKSFDVSTVAVSWVLNAYLIILVSLLLAASRLGDMKGYRNIFLGGFALFTLGSALCGLSPTLDVLILSRMLQAVGGAIISALGAVMVTSYLSASLRGQALGIVAMFTMLGAALGPVVGGFLTSAFSWQYIFLVNLPVGIVAIILGMHILPRLDPVAPEAKMDHAGIVLVFVALGTLIFGLTTLEGATPVLGAAALVVSAVFWILFFLFEKRTGEPLINLGLFANRGYTLQNINVMLIQMAMAGVMVIMPFYLEMVKKIPADNAGTILLALPIGMILTAPLAGKISDVIGTKKPIITGFVICTAALFLLSTISAHTSVGHIGIYLFLLGAGTGIAFSPLNSAVMGECPVKDRGSTSGLVKMMTNLGSSLGVATVMLVATIAAGPKLAEVSSHALSSADLASAFDATFLFCMVLEILGIVLMLAVAEKEPSGESCSEAGIGI
- the pyrF gene encoding orotidine-5'-phosphate decarboxylase, whose translation is MAELILALDATEKKTALAIAGACAPHVDAIKLGYPLILASGLAIVRELEDLDLPLIADFKVADIPNTNRLIAEQVFDAGFASIICHGFTGRDSVQACVDVSVDYGGACFVVAEMSHPGATEFFHGGAAEKIARLAMECGADGIIAPATRPERARELRKIVGARKILSPGVGAQGGDAATIAAIVDGIIVGRAIYEAKDPAAAAHAFAHVRSGK
- a CDS encoding deoxyhypusine synthase; amino-acid sequence: MSHPCDEPVTQLHVKPGMTVNELVRAMGEAGAYNGGSLSRSADIYEQMLRDKEATKFFGLAGAMVPAGMGGIVSDLIREGHIDVLVSTGANLTHDIIEAIGCKHFHGTAFCNDIELRHDEINRIYDVYLPNEAFEHFEEFMQGVFGELEPGSTISISALLEHIGKHAKSGILHTAARKKIPVYCPAVQDSMIGLQYWLFSQTNKVTVDAFADMPALMDRCFTVKKAGAMLVGGGVPKNFILQSMLMTPNGFSYAVQLTGDRPDLGGLSGATLDEARSWGKITEEAQAVTVYGDATITLPVLVAAVMERLHHG
- a CDS encoding DUF308 domain-containing protein, which gives rise to MDVEILTKGGLLARGIFALIIGILCFTLPIGMQAVFAYIIGIFLLIISLVTGAISLSESGKVHWGVFILSLLGVIIALFMFISPFMMFVALTLLIAAWAIVTGIAELVIAFSLKELPFRVLLGISGFFAVLFGILIGFAPLPKEGSLVLIMLIGIYCLILGILSIITGLLMHKGEVIAAV